Proteins found in one Zea mays cultivar B73 chromosome 1, Zm-B73-REFERENCE-NAM-5.0, whole genome shotgun sequence genomic segment:
- the LOC100501372 gene encoding uncharacterized protein LOC100501372: MSIDNLHRFFDLNVGKWDGRFYQFDAHGKVLQEISTRLSVSSYGEDKLISLLQSLYIKQGSSAISIVDEEDSEPEWVEYKIKETNMFTVDKYQQIGFFPEQKAFALRYQTAGMLETVLRIGVLGEDDTGEESPKNLKIPSRKPSIVCENCLYSLEGNGRIRAFHIMDPKGVLDTLLVFHEKRQGSKVPQPLTNYSVGTKSASSDRINALLGRWEGHSVTKRSGVYGATLVEADTAIVLKMDSNGQLIQDTLSTKFGTGTTTVNWTGSANDNLLQFDGGYEITLLPGGMYMGYPSDISKSVAQLDSFHLEFCWMESPGKRQRLVRTYDSAGLAVSSTYFSETKV; encoded by the exons ATGAGCATCGACAACTTGCATCGCTTCTTCGACCTCAACGTCGGGAAGTGGGATGGCCGGTTCTAC CAATTCGACGCGCACGGGAAGGTTCTTCAGGAGATTAGCACGAGGCTGTCCGTGAGCTCGTACGGGGAGGACAAACTCATCAGCCTCCTGCAATC GTTGTACATTAAGCAAGGATCCTCTGCAATATCGATTGTGGACGAAGAGGATTCTGAACCTGAATGGGTGGAGTACAAAATCAAAGAGACGAACATGTTCACTGTGGACAAATATCAGCAG ATAGGGTTCTTTCCTGAACAAAAGGCATTTGCTCTGAGGTACCAGACTGCTGGAATGCTGGAGACTGTTCTTCGGATTGGTGTGCTTGGAGAAGATGATACTGGTGAAGAATCCCCCAA AAACTTGAAGATACCTTCTCGTAAGCCATCTATTGTATGTGAAAATTGTCTTTACTCCCTTGAAGGCAATGGTAGAATCAGGGCTTTTCACATAATGGATCCAAAGGGAGTGCTCGACACACTTCTTGTTTTTCATGAGAAGAGGCAGGGATCTAAAGTGCCACAGCCACTTACAAACTATTCAGTTGGTACCAAG AGTGCTAGCAGCGATAGGATAAATGCACTACTTGGAAGATGGGAGGGGCATTCTGTGACTAAGCGGAGTGGGGTGTATGGAGCAACACTTGTTGAGGCAGATACAGCTATTGTTCTCAAGATGGACAGTAATGGCCAATTAATTCAG GATACTTTATCAACTAAATTCGGAACTGGAACAACAACGGTCAACTGGACAGGATCAGCAAATGACAACTTGCTTCAGTTTGATGGAGGATATGAAATAACATTGCTACCTGGTGGGATGTACATGGGATATCCGTCAGACATTAGCAAATCTGTTGCCCAATTAGATTCTTTTCATTTGGAGTTCTGTTGGATGGAATCACCTGGAAAGAGGCAGCGGCTTGTCCGAACTTACGATTCAGCTGGTTTGGCTGTTTCGTCGACCTATTTTTCTGAAACCAAAGTATGA